In a single window of the Streptomyces sp. HUAS ZL42 genome:
- a CDS encoding 5'-methylthioadenosine/S-adenosylhomocysteine nucleosidase produces the protein MPEIDPTVVVLTALALEYTAMRAHVVDREELVHEDGTRVERGRLEGTGWRVAIAELGEGAVNTAALTTQILSWLRPQAVLFVGVAGSLKDDIGIGDVVVGTKVYGIQGGKQTPGGFLVRPEAWHSSNALVQAARSAVRDMADVRAHFKPVAAGDVVLADARSEIARHLRENYNDAAAIETEGSGTAHAAHLNGQLDALVIRGISDLADAGKSKADVGGSQERAAARAAAVAVGVLRKHRPRADGRRAGSDGAAVYHGDHYDFRGGTFHATVIAKSTGRQQP, from the coding sequence GTGCCGGAGATTGATCCCACCGTCGTGGTCCTCACCGCGCTCGCGCTGGAGTACACAGCCATGCGCGCTCACGTGGTCGACCGGGAGGAACTCGTCCACGAGGACGGAACCCGGGTCGAGCGCGGCCGGCTCGAGGGCACGGGGTGGAGGGTCGCGATCGCGGAGCTCGGCGAGGGGGCCGTGAACACCGCCGCGCTGACCACGCAGATCCTCTCGTGGCTGCGTCCGCAGGCTGTCCTCTTCGTCGGAGTCGCGGGCAGCCTCAAGGACGACATCGGGATCGGGGATGTCGTGGTCGGCACGAAGGTGTACGGGATCCAGGGCGGCAAGCAGACCCCGGGTGGCTTCCTGGTCCGCCCCGAGGCCTGGCACAGCTCGAACGCCCTTGTACAGGCCGCCCGTTCCGCCGTACGGGACATGGCTGACGTGCGGGCGCACTTCAAGCCCGTCGCGGCGGGCGACGTCGTCCTGGCCGACGCCCGGTCCGAGATCGCGCGGCACCTGCGCGAGAACTACAACGACGCGGCCGCCATCGAGACGGAGGGGTCCGGGACGGCTCATGCGGCGCATCTGAACGGGCAGTTGGACGCGCTGGTGATCCGGGGGATCAGCGATCTGGCCGATGCCGGCAAGAGCAAGGCCGACGTGGGCGGCTCTCAGGAGCGTGCGGCGGCGCGGGCGGCGGCCGTGGCGGTGGGGGTGCTGCGCAAGCATCGGCCGCGGGCGGACGGTCGCCGTGCCGGCTCCGACGGCGCCGCCGTCTACCACGGCGACCACTACGACTTCCGTGGCGGCACCTTCCACGCGACCGTCATCGCGAAGTCGACCGGACGGCAGCAGCCGTAA
- a CDS encoding cation:dicarboxylase symporter family transporter → MPTKTSRRAAVAAASTPRTAPAAPAKKRDRTHYLYIAVIVAVAIGIAVGLAAPDFAVELKPIGTGFVSLIKMMISPIIFCTIVLGIGSVRKAAKVGAVGGIALGYFLAMSLVALGIGLVVGNILEPGSGLALTDAVKDAGHAQVDSEAKDTTEFLLGIIPTTIVSAFTEGEVLQTLLIAVLAGFALQAMGPVGQPILRGVEHIQRLVFRILAMVMWAAPIGAFGAIAAVVGSAGLDALKSLAVLMLGFYVTCFLFVFIVLAALLRIVAGLNILTLFKYLSREFLLILSTSSSESALPRLIAKMEHLGVSKPVVGITVPTGYSFNLDGTMIYMTMASLFIADAMGTPMSIGEQIPLLLFLLVASKGAAGVTGAGLATLAGGLQSHKPALVDGLGLIVGIDRFMSEARALTNFAGNAVATVLVGTWTKEIDKGRVEQVLAGALPFDETTLLDEDESAVSADLPEQREGGEKELAKA, encoded by the coding sequence ATGCCGACGAAGACGTCAAGGAGGGCAGCCGTGGCCGCCGCCAGTACTCCCCGAACGGCACCTGCCGCACCCGCGAAAAAGCGGGACCGCACCCACTACCTGTACATCGCGGTGATCGTCGCGGTCGCCATCGGCATCGCCGTGGGCCTGGCCGCACCGGACTTCGCCGTCGAACTGAAGCCCATCGGTACCGGCTTCGTGAGCCTGATCAAGATGATGATCTCGCCGATCATCTTCTGCACGATCGTCCTGGGCATCGGCTCCGTACGGAAGGCCGCCAAGGTCGGTGCCGTCGGCGGTATCGCCCTGGGCTACTTCCTGGCGATGTCGCTGGTCGCCCTCGGTATCGGGCTCGTCGTCGGCAACATCCTGGAGCCGGGCTCCGGCCTTGCGCTCACCGACGCGGTCAAGGACGCCGGACACGCTCAGGTGGACTCGGAGGCCAAGGACACCACCGAGTTCCTGCTCGGCATCATCCCGACCACGATCGTCTCCGCCTTCACCGAGGGCGAGGTCCTGCAGACCCTGCTCATCGCCGTGCTCGCGGGCTTCGCGCTGCAGGCCATGGGCCCGGTCGGGCAGCCGATCCTGCGCGGTGTCGAGCACATCCAGCGGCTCGTCTTCCGCATCCTCGCGATGGTGATGTGGGCCGCGCCGATCGGTGCGTTCGGTGCCATCGCCGCGGTCGTCGGATCCGCCGGCCTCGACGCGCTCAAGAGCCTCGCCGTCCTGATGCTCGGCTTCTACGTCACCTGCTTCCTCTTCGTCTTCATCGTGCTCGCCGCGCTCCTGCGGATCGTCGCGGGCCTGAACATCCTCACGCTCTTCAAATACCTGAGCCGTGAGTTCCTGCTGATCCTGTCCACCTCCTCCTCCGAGTCCGCGCTGCCGCGCCTCATCGCGAAGATGGAGCACCTCGGTGTCAGCAAGCCGGTGGTCGGCATCACCGTCCCGACCGGCTACTCCTTCAACCTCGACGGCACCATGATCTACATGACCATGGCGTCCCTGTTCATCGCCGACGCGATGGGTACGCCGATGTCGATCGGCGAGCAGATCCCGCTCCTGCTCTTCCTGCTGGTCGCCTCCAAGGGTGCCGCCGGTGTCACCGGTGCGGGTCTGGCCACGCTGGCCGGCGGTCTGCAGTCGCACAAGCCCGCCCTGGTGGACGGCCTCGGCCTGATCGTCGGCATCGACCGCTTCATGAGCGAGGCCCGCGCCCTCACCAACTTCGCCGGCAACGCCGTCGCCACCGTCCTGGTCGGCACCTGGACCAAGGAGATCGACAAGGGCCGCGTCGAGCAGGTGCTCGCCGGTGCACTGCCCTTCGACGAGACGACGCTGCTCGACGAGGACGAGTCCGCGGTCTCGGCCGACCTGCCCGAGCAGCGCGAGGGCGGCGAGAAGGAGCTGGCGAAGGCCTGA
- a CDS encoding ATP-dependent 6-phosphofructokinase has protein sequence MRIGVLTAGGDCPGLNAVIRSVVHRAVDNYGDEVIGFEDGYAGLLDGRYRRLDLNAVSGILARGGTILGSSRLERDRLREACERAGDMVEDFGIDALVPIGGEGTLTAARMLSDAGLPVVGVPKTIDNDISSTDRTFGFDTAVGVATEAMDRLKTTAESHQRVMVVEVMGRHAGWIALESGMSAGAHGICLPERPFDPADLVKMVEERFARGKKFAVVCVAEGAHPAEGTMDYGKGEIDQFGHERFQGIGTALAYELERRLGKEAKPVILGHVQRGGVPTAYDRVLATRFGWHAVEAAHRGEFGRMTALRGTDIVMVPLAEAVTELKTVPKDRMDEAESVF, from the coding sequence ATGCGCATCGGAGTTCTCACCGCAGGCGGAGACTGCCCCGGCCTGAACGCCGTGATCAGGTCGGTCGTGCACCGAGCGGTCGACAACTACGGCGACGAGGTGATCGGCTTCGAGGACGGCTACGCGGGCCTGCTCGACGGACGCTACCGCCGCCTCGACCTGAACGCGGTCAGCGGCATCCTCGCCCGCGGCGGCACCATCCTGGGCTCCTCCCGACTGGAGCGCGACCGGTTGCGCGAGGCCTGCGAGCGGGCCGGCGACATGGTCGAGGACTTCGGCATCGACGCGCTCGTCCCGATCGGCGGCGAGGGCACCCTGACGGCGGCGCGGATGCTGTCGGACGCCGGGCTGCCGGTGGTGGGCGTCCCGAAGACGATCGACAACGACATCTCCTCCACGGACCGCACCTTCGGCTTCGACACGGCGGTGGGGGTCGCCACGGAGGCGATGGACCGTCTGAAGACCACCGCCGAGTCCCACCAGCGCGTGATGGTCGTCGAGGTCATGGGCCGGCACGCCGGGTGGATCGCCCTCGAGTCGGGCATGTCGGCCGGCGCGCACGGCATCTGCCTGCCGGAGCGCCCGTTCGACCCGGCCGACCTGGTCAAGATGGTCGAGGAGCGCTTCGCCCGCGGCAAGAAGTTCGCGGTGGTGTGCGTCGCCGAGGGCGCGCACCCGGCCGAGGGCACGATGGACTACGGCAAGGGTGAGATCGACCAGTTCGGCCACGAGCGTTTCCAGGGCATCGGCACGGCCCTGGCGTACGAGCTGGAGCGCCGCCTCGGCAAGGAGGCCAAGCCGGTCATCCTCGGCCACGTCCAGCGCGGTGGCGTACCGACCGCGTACGACAGGGTCCTCGCCACCCGCTTCGGCTGGCACGCGGTGGAGGCCGCGCACCGGGGCGAGTTCGGCAGGATGACCGCGCTGCGCGGGACGGACATCGTGATGGTGCCGCTGGCGGAGGCCGTGACCGAGCTGAAGACGGTGCCGAAGGACCGCATGGACGAGGCCGAGTCGGTCTTCTAG
- a CDS encoding ATP-binding protein, with protein sequence MHIRVPRPRSLAGQLFGMQAVLIAVLVAGYALFTYVSDRSQAEDAAGRQATAVARAVADSPSVRAAIRTPDPTASLQPYALKVMHDARVDFVTIMNPEGIRWTHPDKNQIGRKFRGHTGPALKGDTFTETYTGTLGASVRAVTPIEDEDKQIIGLVSAGIKVDAISARVQDQLTALLGVAGGALALGAIGTYVINARLRRHTHGMNAAELSRMHDYHEAALHAVREGLLMLDGQYRVALINDGGQELLGVSGEVVGRSVADLGLPAPLTGALLASEPRVDEVYLTASRVLVVNTSPVSGGERRGTVVTLRDVTELQSLMGELDSERGFTQALRSQAHEAANRLHTVVSLIELGRSEEAVEFATAELELAQALTDQVVAAVSEPVLAALLLGKTAQANERGVELVVSEESGLDDGLLPQSLPARDLVTILGNLIDNAVDAAQGSLRARVTVAAYTEGSDLILRVSDTGAGVDPAHASQVFDRGFSTKPSGPGGRGLGLALVRQAVHRHEGTLAVAEAEGGGAEFEVRLPLREAVGSATVSAPASGPASGGDA encoded by the coding sequence ATGCACATCCGGGTACCGAGACCCCGCAGCCTGGCCGGCCAGCTGTTCGGCATGCAGGCCGTGCTGATCGCCGTCCTCGTGGCCGGTTACGCGCTGTTCACCTACGTCAGCGACCGCAGCCAGGCCGAGGACGCGGCCGGCCGACAGGCCACGGCGGTGGCCCGGGCGGTCGCCGACTCCCCCTCCGTGCGGGCGGCGATCCGCACCCCCGATCCCACGGCATCGCTTCAGCCGTACGCGCTGAAGGTCATGCACGACGCCCGGGTCGACTTCGTCACGATCATGAACCCCGAGGGCATCCGCTGGACGCACCCGGACAAGAACCAGATAGGCCGGAAATTCCGTGGCCACACCGGCCCGGCGCTGAAGGGCGACACGTTCACCGAGACCTACACCGGCACCCTGGGCGCGTCCGTCCGCGCGGTCACCCCCATCGAGGACGAGGACAAGCAGATCATCGGCCTGGTCAGCGCGGGCATCAAGGTCGACGCGATCAGCGCACGGGTGCAGGACCAGCTCACGGCCCTGCTCGGGGTCGCGGGCGGCGCCCTCGCCCTCGGCGCCATCGGCACGTACGTCATCAACGCCCGGCTGCGCCGTCACACCCATGGCATGAACGCGGCCGAGCTCAGCCGGATGCACGACTACCACGAGGCGGCCCTGCATGCGGTGCGCGAGGGGCTGCTGATGCTCGACGGGCAGTACCGGGTGGCGCTGATCAACGACGGCGGGCAGGAGTTGCTGGGGGTCTCGGGCGAGGTGGTGGGCCGGTCCGTCGCCGACCTCGGGCTGCCGGCACCGCTCACGGGCGCGTTGCTGGCGTCGGAGCCCCGGGTGGACGAGGTGTATCTGACGGCGTCGCGGGTGCTGGTGGTGAACACGTCGCCGGTGTCGGGCGGTGAGCGCAGGGGCACGGTGGTCACATTGCGCGATGTGACCGAACTCCAGTCCCTCATGGGCGAGTTGGACTCCGAGCGGGGCTTCACGCAGGCGCTGCGGTCGCAGGCGCACGAGGCGGCGAACCGGCTCCACACCGTCGTCTCACTGATCGAGCTGGGCCGGTCGGAGGAGGCGGTGGAGTTCGCGACCGCCGAGCTGGAGCTGGCGCAGGCGCTGACCGACCAGGTGGTCGCGGCGGTGAGCGAGCCGGTGCTGGCGGCGCTGCTGCTGGGCAAGACGGCACAGGCCAACGAACGGGGCGTGGAGTTGGTGGTCTCGGAGGAGAGCGGGCTGGACGACGGGTTGCTGCCGCAGTCGCTGCCGGCCAGGGACCTGGTCACCATTCTGGGCAACCTGATCGACAACGCCGTGGACGCGGCACAGGGGAGTCTGCGGGCGCGGGTGACGGTGGCGGCGTACACGGAGGGTTCGGATCTGATCCTCCGGGTGTCGGACACGGGAGCCGGGGTGGATCCCGCACATGCCTCGCAGGTCTTCGACCGGGGTTTCTCGACGAAGCCGTCCGGACCGGGGGGCCGGGGGCTGGGGCTGGCGCTGGTACGGCAGGCTGTGCACCGGCACGAGGGGACCCTGGCGGTGGCGGAGGCCGAGGGGGGCGGGGCGGAGTTCGAGGTGCGGTTGCCGTTGCGGGAGGCAGTCGGATCGGCGACCGTGTCCGCGCCCGCGTCCGGACCCGCGTCTGGAGGCGACGCATGA
- the pta gene encoding phosphate acetyltransferase: MTRSVYVTGIDRGDGRQVVELGVMELLTRQVDRVGVFRPLVHHSPDRLFELLRARYRLSQDPATVYGMDYHEASALLAERGTDELVSTLVDRFHVVARDYDVVLVLGTDFADTQLPDELSLNARLANEFGASVIPVVGGRKQTTESVLAETRNAYRAYDGLGCDVLAMVTNRVDRTGRDEIAGLLDSRLPVPCYVLPDEPALSAPTVSQISHTLGAKVLIGDDSGLARDALGFVFGGAMLPNFLSALTPGCLVVTPGDRADLVVGALAAHSAGTPPIAGLLLTLDEVPGDDVLTLAARLAPGTPVLSVPGMSFPTAEQLLSLEGKLSAATPRKAERALGLFERYVDTGDLLGRVSAPSSDRVTPMMFEHKLLEQARSDRRRVVLPEGTEERVLHAAEVLLRRGVCDLTLLGPVDQIRKKAADLGIDLGDCQLIDPATSELRDSFAELYAGFRAHKGVTAELAYDVVSDVNYFGTLMVQEGLADGMVSGSVHSTAATIRPAFEIIKTKPDADIVSSVFFMCLADKVLVYGDCAVNPDPNAEQLADIAIQSAATAEQFGVEPRIAMLSYSTGTSGTGADVDKVREATELVRRRRPDLRIEGPIQYDAAVEPTVAATKLPESEVAGQASVLIFPDLNTGNNTYKAVQRSAGAIAVGPVLQGLRKPVNDLSRGALVQDIVTTVAITAIQAQSLDSSHEKATAQ, from the coding sequence GTGACGCGCAGCGTGTACGTGACCGGTATCGACCGCGGAGACGGCCGCCAGGTCGTCGAACTGGGGGTCATGGAGCTGCTGACCCGGCAGGTCGACCGGGTCGGGGTGTTCCGGCCGCTCGTCCACCACAGCCCGGACCGCCTGTTCGAGCTGCTGCGCGCCCGCTACCGGCTGTCCCAGGACCCGGCGACCGTGTACGGCATGGACTACCACGAGGCGTCCGCCCTGCTGGCCGAGCGCGGGACCGACGAGCTGGTGTCGACCCTCGTCGACCGGTTCCATGTAGTCGCGCGCGACTACGACGTCGTCCTCGTCCTCGGCACCGACTTCGCCGACACCCAGCTCCCGGACGAGCTGTCGCTCAACGCACGGCTCGCGAACGAGTTCGGCGCCTCCGTGATCCCGGTCGTGGGAGGCCGGAAGCAGACCACCGAGTCCGTGCTCGCCGAGACGCGCAACGCGTACCGGGCGTACGACGGCCTCGGCTGCGACGTCCTCGCCATGGTCACCAACCGCGTGGACCGCACCGGCCGGGACGAGATCGCCGGACTGCTCGACTCCCGTCTCCCCGTGCCCTGTTACGTCCTCCCGGACGAGCCCGCCCTCTCCGCTCCCACCGTCTCCCAGATCAGCCACACCCTCGGCGCCAAGGTCCTCATCGGCGACGACTCCGGGCTCGCCCGGGACGCGCTCGGCTTCGTCTTCGGCGGTGCGATGCTGCCGAACTTCCTGAGCGCCCTGACCCCGGGCTGCCTCGTGGTGACCCCGGGCGACCGCGCGGACCTGGTCGTGGGCGCACTGGCCGCGCACAGCGCCGGCACCCCGCCGATCGCCGGTCTGCTGCTCACCCTCGACGAGGTGCCCGGCGACGACGTCCTCACGCTCGCGGCCCGCCTCGCCCCCGGCACTCCGGTCCTCTCGGTCCCGGGCATGAGCTTCCCCACCGCCGAGCAGCTCTTGTCCCTGGAGGGGAAGTTGAGCGCGGCCACCCCGCGCAAGGCCGAGCGGGCGCTCGGACTCTTCGAGCGGTACGTCGACACCGGCGACCTCCTGGGGCGGGTCTCCGCGCCGAGCAGCGACCGTGTGACGCCGATGATGTTCGAGCACAAGCTCCTCGAGCAGGCCCGCTCCGACCGGCGCCGCGTCGTCCTGCCGGAGGGCACGGAGGAGCGCGTCCTGCACGCGGCGGAGGTGCTGCTGCGGCGCGGGGTCTGCGATCTGACCCTGCTCGGCCCCGTCGACCAGATCCGCAAGAAGGCCGCCGACCTCGGCATCGACCTCGGCGACTGCCAGTTGATCGACCCGGCGACCAGCGAGCTGCGCGACTCCTTCGCCGAGCTGTACGCCGGGTTCCGCGCCCACAAGGGCGTGACCGCCGAGCTGGCGTACGACGTGGTCTCCGACGTGAACTACTTCGGCACGCTGATGGTCCAGGAGGGCCTCGCCGACGGCATGGTCTCCGGGTCCGTGCACTCCACGGCCGCGACCATCCGGCCCGCCTTCGAGATCATCAAGACGAAGCCGGACGCGGACATCGTCTCGTCCGTGTTCTTCATGTGCCTCGCCGACAAGGTCCTCGTCTACGGCGACTGCGCGGTGAACCCGGACCCGAACGCCGAGCAGCTCGCCGACATCGCCATCCAGTCGGCCGCGACCGCCGAGCAGTTCGGGGTGGAGCCGCGGATCGCGATGCTGTCGTACTCCACCGGTACGTCCGGCACGGGCGCCGACGTCGACAAGGTGCGGGAGGCGACCGAGCTGGTGCGGCGGCGGCGCCCCGACCTGAGGATCGAGGGGCCGATCCAGTACGACGCCGCCGTGGAGCCGACGGTCGCCGCCACCAAGCTGCCGGAGTCCGAAGTCGCCGGTCAGGCCAGCGTGTTGATCTTCCCCGACCTGAACACCGGCAACAACACCTACAAGGCCGTGCAGCGTTCGGCCGGCGCCATCGCCGTCGGGCCGGTGCTGCAGGGCCTGCGCAAGCCGGTCAACGACCTGTCCCGGGGCGCGCTCGTGCAGGACATCGTCACGACCGTCGCCATCACGGCCATCCAGGCCCAGTCCCTCGACTCCTCCCACGAGAAGGCAACCGCCCAGTGA
- a CDS encoding MarR family winged helix-turn-helix transcriptional regulator codes for MVTESELNTGLLLFIPYRALENRIFAVLAEAGFDDFTPAQARVLQRIGPNGTRLTELAEQAQITKQTAGFLVDQLEKAGYVKRVPDPTDKRARLVCLAEKAWESKEIADGVVAEVEKEWETHLGKRRMNQLREALTLLREITDPWA; via the coding sequence ATGGTGACGGAGAGCGAGCTCAACACGGGGCTGCTCCTGTTCATCCCGTACCGGGCCCTGGAGAACCGTATCTTCGCCGTGCTCGCGGAGGCCGGCTTCGACGACTTCACGCCCGCCCAGGCCCGGGTCCTGCAGCGCATCGGCCCGAACGGCACGCGACTGACGGAGCTGGCCGAACAGGCCCAGATCACCAAGCAGACCGCGGGCTTCCTGGTCGACCAGCTGGAGAAGGCGGGCTATGTGAAACGCGTGCCGGACCCGACCGACAAGCGGGCCCGGCTGGTGTGCCTCGCGGAGAAGGCGTGGGAGTCCAAGGAGATCGCCGACGGCGTGGTCGCCGAGGTCGAGAAGGAGTGGGAGACACACCTCGGCAAGCGGCGCATGAATCAACTGCGTGAGGCGCTGACGCTGCTGCGGGAGATCACCGACCCCTGGGCCTAG
- a CDS encoding helix-turn-helix domain-containing protein: MWAVRRPPALPGQPGPPFNAPVARRLRTALNMAPEHVAHGLRASYGLPYVTPDLVLAWERGATTPTSPELTALAGVLWCSPGELIGRPRTLREHRIARGLAPEDVARTVGHELLAYLRMEESGQWRGSERQSAVLAELLSLSLPDFVTVTGRDPHLAELLRGAVTTRWQAYVRPVGRTVPLDRRLLEHVLRELHREYQGQMVATLSWGGGSAAGDSSDAGRDLLDRILEHFWIRVRENTG, translated from the coding sequence TTGTGGGCCGTGCGCCGACCCCCAGCCCTGCCCGGCCAGCCCGGTCCCCCGTTCAACGCCCCCGTCGCCCGCAGACTCCGTACCGCCCTCAACATGGCTCCCGAGCACGTCGCCCACGGGCTGCGTGCCTCGTACGGACTGCCCTACGTCACCCCTGATCTCGTCCTCGCCTGGGAACGCGGGGCCACCACCCCGACAAGTCCCGAACTCACCGCCCTCGCGGGCGTGTTGTGGTGCTCCCCCGGTGAACTCATCGGCAGGCCACGCACCTTGCGCGAGCACCGGATCGCCCGCGGGCTCGCTCCCGAGGACGTCGCCCGTACCGTCGGGCACGAACTGCTCGCGTATCTGCGGATGGAGGAGAGCGGGCAGTGGCGCGGCAGCGAGCGGCAGTCCGCCGTCCTCGCCGAGCTGCTCTCGCTGTCCCTGCCCGACTTCGTCACCGTCACGGGGCGCGACCCCCACCTTGCCGAGCTGCTGCGCGGCGCGGTGACGACGCGCTGGCAGGCGTACGTCCGGCCGGTGGGCAGGACCGTGCCCCTGGACCGGCGCCTGCTGGAGCACGTACTCCGGGAGCTGCACCGGGAGTACCAGGGGCAGATGGTCGCCACGCTGAGCTGGGGCGGCGGCAGCGCCGCCGGCGACTCGAGCGACGCCGGCCGGGACCTCCTCGACCGGATCTTGGAGCACTTCTGGATCCGCGTCCGGGAGAACACCGGTTGA
- a CDS encoding PPOX class F420-dependent oxidoreductase — translation MAPGPAGTGVREGEGFVYEVNGKVEGHIRERLLAPNFWHLATVGPDGAPQVSPMWADLEGEYVMVNTAIGRVKEENLRRNPNVSLSHHDPENPYDRVEIRGRVVRFVEGEEAERSMDRLTKKYIGEDRYPWLLPGERRVMLLIEPVKVRRVVGVEPFRPGVLPEA, via the coding sequence ATGGCGCCGGGACCGGCGGGGACGGGCGTTCGGGAGGGCGAGGGCTTCGTGTACGAGGTGAACGGCAAGGTAGAGGGGCATATTCGCGAGCGTCTGCTGGCGCCGAACTTCTGGCACCTCGCGACGGTCGGCCCGGACGGAGCTCCGCAGGTTTCGCCCATGTGGGCGGACCTCGAAGGTGAGTACGTCATGGTCAACACCGCCATCGGCCGCGTGAAGGAGGAAAACCTGCGGCGCAATCCGAACGTCTCGCTGTCGCACCACGACCCCGAGAACCCGTACGACCGGGTGGAGATCCGGGGCCGGGTGGTCCGGTTCGTGGAGGGCGAGGAGGCGGAGCGCTCGATGGACCGGCTGACGAAGAAGTACATCGGGGAGGACCGCTATCCGTGGCTGCTGCCCGGGGAGCGGCGGGTGATGCTGCTGATCGAGCCGGTGAAGGTGCGGCGGGTGGTGGGGGTGGAGCCGTTCCGGCCAGGCGTGTTGCCGGAGGCGTGA
- a CDS encoding response regulator → MTNEQPIRVLVVEDDPVAADAHVMYVGRVPGFVAVGKAHTGAEARRMLDRMPVDLLLLDLHLPDAHGLQLARSLRAAGYHADVIAVTSARDLAIVREGVSLGVVQYVLKPFTFATLRDRLVRYAEFRGAAGEASGQDEVDRALAALRAPGPVALPKGLSAPTLERVRGALRECEEGLTAAGIAEAVGISRITARRYLEHLVEAGRAERKPVYGQVGRPELVYRWVRGGRGR, encoded by the coding sequence ATGACGAACGAGCAACCCATCCGCGTCCTGGTCGTCGAGGACGACCCGGTGGCGGCGGATGCGCACGTGATGTACGTCGGGCGGGTGCCCGGCTTCGTCGCCGTCGGCAAGGCGCACACGGGCGCGGAGGCGCGGCGGATGCTGGACCGCATGCCGGTGGATCTGCTGCTGCTGGACCTGCACCTGCCGGACGCGCACGGGCTGCAGCTGGCGCGGTCGCTGCGGGCGGCCGGATATCACGCGGACGTCATCGCGGTGACGTCCGCGCGGGACCTGGCGATCGTGCGGGAAGGGGTGTCGCTGGGGGTCGTCCAGTACGTACTGAAGCCGTTCACCTTCGCGACCTTGCGGGACCGGCTGGTGCGGTACGCGGAGTTCCGGGGGGCCGCGGGAGAGGCGAGCGGCCAGGACGAGGTGGACCGGGCACTGGCCGCGCTGCGGGCACCGGGGCCGGTCGCGCTGCCGAAGGGGCTGAGCGCGCCGACGCTGGAGCGGGTGCGGGGGGCCTTGCGGGAGTGCGAGGAGGGGCTGACCGCGGCGGGGATCGCGGAGGCCGTGGGGATCTCCCGGATCACCGCTCGGCGGTATCTGGAGCATCTGGTCGAGGCGGGGAGAGCCGAGCGGAAGCCGGTCTACGGGCAGGTGGGGAGGCCTGAGTTGGTGTATCGGTGGGTTCGCGGAGGGCGGGGGCGGTAA